In Prescottella soli, a genomic segment contains:
- a CDS encoding HAL/PAL/TAL family ammonia-lyase: protein MATHAQEIKSVTLDDQPISIEEFVAVARFGARVEFAPCYEDRVRKSRGLIEKFLDENRLIYGVTTGFGDNVTEVIAPEDATALQRNIILSHAVSVGDPLSREVVRAIQLMMLVGLGQGVSGTSFATLDLIRELLNNGITPYAPGEGSVGYLSVEAHMALVLLGEGRAWANGELVSGGAALEMFGLQPVTLGCKEGLTLTNGTHSVTGIGVLLAYDAVRAATIADAAAALSLEALKGTICAYDPRLHALKKHPEQAAVARNVSRILDGSEIIDRYRHYRVQDTYSLRGIPQVHGGAKRAIKNAVAIIEDELHSVGDNPVIIPDGDDGDAIMGANFDSTFVGIQADTIMTALTVLGKISERRTDRMVNSAFSELPAFLAPNPGLNNGYMIPQYTSAALLMEMRAASFPASVDSVTTSANQEDTVSNAYLAVTKAYRGVKKLRYILAIELMCAAQAADLLDGPETGSEGSNALRQAIRKIAPPVTVDRFFGDEIELLENGILDGSLIESLESVVGDLEF, encoded by the coding sequence ATGGCGACACACGCGCAAGAGATCAAGTCCGTAACCCTGGACGATCAGCCGATTTCCATCGAGGAGTTCGTGGCCGTCGCCCGATTCGGCGCTCGTGTCGAATTCGCTCCCTGTTACGAGGATCGGGTCCGGAAGTCGAGGGGTCTCATCGAGAAGTTCCTCGACGAGAACCGGTTGATCTACGGAGTGACCACCGGCTTCGGCGACAACGTGACCGAGGTGATCGCACCGGAGGATGCAACCGCGTTGCAGCGCAACATCATCCTCTCCCATGCGGTCTCCGTCGGAGACCCTCTTTCCAGGGAGGTCGTGCGCGCGATCCAGCTGATGATGCTGGTCGGCCTCGGCCAGGGGGTCTCGGGAACCAGCTTCGCCACTCTCGATCTCATTCGCGAGCTCCTCAACAACGGCATTACCCCCTATGCTCCCGGTGAGGGCTCGGTCGGCTACCTGAGCGTCGAGGCGCATATGGCGCTGGTGCTGTTGGGCGAAGGGCGCGCGTGGGCCAACGGCGAATTGGTTTCCGGCGGAGCGGCACTCGAGATGTTCGGACTGCAGCCCGTCACCCTCGGGTGCAAGGAAGGGCTGACGCTGACGAACGGAACTCATTCCGTCACCGGCATCGGCGTGCTGCTCGCCTACGACGCGGTCCGCGCCGCCACCATTGCGGACGCGGCCGCCGCGCTCAGCCTCGAGGCGCTCAAGGGAACGATCTGCGCTTACGATCCGCGTCTTCATGCGTTGAAGAAGCACCCCGAGCAGGCAGCGGTCGCCCGCAACGTCAGCCGCATCCTCGACGGCAGCGAGATCATCGACAGGTACCGGCACTACCGCGTCCAGGACACCTACAGTCTGCGCGGGATCCCCCAGGTGCACGGCGGCGCCAAGCGGGCGATCAAGAACGCCGTCGCGATCATCGAGGACGAGCTGCACTCGGTGGGTGACAACCCCGTCATCATCCCCGACGGGGACGACGGCGACGCCATCATGGGCGCCAACTTCGACAGCACGTTCGTGGGCATCCAGGCCGACACGATCATGACCGCCCTCACCGTGCTGGGCAAGATCTCCGAGCGCAGAACCGACCGAATGGTCAACAGCGCCTTCAGTGAACTACCCGCCTTCCTCGCCCCCAATCCCGGGCTGAACAACGGGTACATGATTCCGCAGTACACGTCGGCCGCCCTGCTCATGGAAATGCGGGCCGCCTCCTTCCCGGCCTCGGTCGACTCGGTCACCACCTCCGCGAACCAGGAAGACACCGTCAGTAACGCCTACCTGGCGGTGACCAAGGCCTACCGCGGGGTCAAGAAGCTCCGCTACATCCTGGCCATCGAATTGATGTGCGCGGCCCAGGCGGCCGACCTCCTCGACGGACCCGAAACCGGCTCCGAAGGATCGAACGCCCTCCGCCAGGCCATCCGGAAGATCGCACCCCCGGTCACCGTCGACCGATTCTTCGGCGACGAAATCGAACTCCTCGAGAACGGCATCCTCGACGGCAGTCTGATCGAATCCCTCGAGTCCGTCGTCGGCGACCTCGAATTCTGA